The nucleotide window GGCATGCTCGGCTTCGGCGCTACCCTGCGGGGGAATCCGCTTCTGGTTGTGGCCGCGGTGGCACTCGGACTAGTGGCCTTCCTGGCCCTGGGCTACACGCTGGCAGCCGTCCTCCCCTCCTCGCGGGCCGCCACGGGCATCGGCAATGGGCTGTTCATCGTGCTCATGCTCTCCTCCGGGGCGTTCATCCCCACGGCCGAGCTGCCCGCAAGCGTCCAGCGCATCATGGGCTACTCGCCGTTCTACTACCTGGTCGACCTGGTGCGGGGCCTGTGGGGTGGCGAGCCGTGGTCCCACTACGGCCCGGCGACGGCAGTACTGGCCGGCATGGCCATGATCCTCGGGGCACTGGGGGCGCGCCTGTTCACGTGGAGCACCTGAGCCGGCCGGGCTGGAGCCCGGGCCGATAGAGCCGATGGGACCGCGAGGGCATGGGGCGGAGCAGGGGCGGGATCGGGCCACCCGCCCCCCTCAGCCCTGCAACTCGGCCCCGCGCGGACAGGAGTCCGCCCGAACCGGCCCGCGCTCCCCGTGCAGTGGTTAGGGTACCCGTGCAGCAATCAGGAGGAGAGGACTGATGATGACGCACTACGGCATACGGAGAATCGCCGCCCTGACGGCGGCGGGGATGGCATCGGCCTGCCTGGCCGGCTGCTGGCCGGCCCCCGGGGACGCGGGAGCCGGCGGACCGGGGTCCACGAGCACAGTGGGCCCGGCGGCCGAGCAGCCCGGGGCCCCCGGGGAGTCTCAGGGGCCGGCGGCCGATGAGGGCGGGGGCGCGGCGCCCTCACCCTCCCTGGACGCCCCCGCGCAGCCGAGCCCCGCCGCAAGTGCCGCAGCGCCGTCGGGCCCCGCCTCGCCCCTGGCTCCGTCAGCGGCGCCGCCCGAGGCAGGGGGGCCGTCGTCGACGACGCCCCAGCCGCCAGCAGCAGGGCCGGGCACCGCGGGGCCCACCGCGCCGGAGACCGGCAGCGGGCAGGCGCCCGAGAGCCCGGGAACGGGAGGACCGGGCAGCACCGGCTCACCCGGCTCCGAGCCCGGCCACGACCAGTCCCAGGCGCAGATCGAGGGCTGGAGCATCGACTTCTTCGACGGCTTCGACACGCCCCTGGAGCAGACGAAGTGGGAGCGCTACGGCTGGGGCGACCCGCCGGTGGGCCACGGCGCCATGGGCGTGATGTCCCAGCGCAACTCCTTCACCCGCGACGGCAGCCTCGTCATCCGCACCCAGTACGAGAACGGGCAGTGGAGCGCCGGGGGCGCCGGCTCGAAGTTCGTCCACACCGCCTCCTACGGCAGGTGGGAGGTGCGCGCGAGGTTCCCGCAGGCCAAGGGCATCGGCTACGCCTTCCTCCTGTGGCCCGCCGATGAGGGCTGGCCCCCGGAGATCGACTTCGCCGAGGGGCGAGTCAACGGCCCCCAGGTCATGGGCGTCTACCACTGGGATCCGGACAACAAGCAGGAGCACCGCTTCATGGACCACCACGACATGAGCGGCTGGCACACCTACGGCGTGATCGTGGAGCCCGACCTCATCACCTTCACCCTCGACGGCCGGCCCTGGGGCACCATCGAGCACCCGAGCGTGACGGACAAGCAGATGTTCATCGGCTTCCAGACCGGCGCCATGGACCCCAACGGCTGGCAGAGCAGCACCGAGACCGTCGACGGCGGTGTGCCCGGGCCGCTGACGCCTGCGGTCAGCGACATCGAGATCGACTACGTCGCCCACTACACCAGGAACTGAGCCCCACCGGGCCGGCCTCCCGGGCGGGCCCGAGAGCCAGGGCCCAGGAGCGCCTGGAACTCATGCAGACGCCGTGCGGCCGTCCCCTCGCGGGCGGCCGCACGGCTGCGCTCCGGGGGCCGGGGGCGTCGTCGTCGAGGACCGGCACCCAGCCGCACTGCCCGAGCTGCACAGCCCGCGCTTCGGGGACGGGGCTCGGGGCGCCCGAGGGGACTCCGCGGGAGGGCGGGCGGCCGGCGGACACCGTCGGGCAGCAGGGCCGGAGCCTTGAGCGTGCTTCGCCCAGAGGCGAAGCCCTGGAGGGAACCGGCCCCGCCTTTACCATGGGAGGACCGTCACATTCTGACGAGGTCTGGACGCTGAGACCGCAGGGCCGCGGCTGCCGCACCACTCGCGCCATCCGCGCCGCCACCAGGGCCCTCATGCGCCGGACACGCCATCGGCATGCCGCCTCCAGCGCTGGCATGCGCACCCGACCGAGAGTAGGCACCACCATGAGCGACTGGCCCATCGGCCCCGGTTCCCCCTTCGACGACATCTTCGAGCGCTTCTTCGGCCCCTCGGGCCCCCGGCGCGCCCCCGTGCAGCGCGTGGACCTCTCCCGCCTGCTGACCGAGTCGGCCAAGAGCCTGCTGGCCGAGGCCGTCGACGAGGCCGCCGAGCGGGGCAACAGCGAGGTCACCCCGGAGCATGTCCTGCTGGCGGCCGCCACCTCCCCCGAGGGGCGGTCCATCCTCACCGATGCCGGCCTGTCACCCCAGGAGGTCGCCGACACGGTCGGGGGCTGGCTCGACGGCCTGCCCACCGGGGACGACGCACCCCGCCTGGGCCCGCGCCTGCGCCTGGCCATCCAGGTCGCCCAGCAGCATGCGGCCCGCACCGGGGCGGACTACATCAGCCCCGAGTCCATCCTCATCGGCATCGCCTCGAACTCCGACAACCCGGCCGCCCGCCTCCTGACCCGCCGGCCCATCGAGCCCGGCCGGGGCGAGCGGCCCCTGGCCGGTGGCCGGGGCGGCCATCCCCAGAGCACAACGCCGACCCTGGACGAGTACGGCACGGACCTGACCGACCAGGCCCGGGCCGGCGAGCTCGACCCCGTCGTCGGGCGCGCCGAGGAGATCGAGGAGACTGTGGAGATCCTGGCGCGGCGCCGCAAGAACAACCCGGTGCTCATCGGGGATCCGGGCGTGGGCAAGACGGCCATCGTCGAGGGCATCGCCCAGCGCGTGGTCAACGGGGATGTGGCCTCCTCCCTGGCCGGGGCGCGCGTCATCGCCCTGGACATGGGGGCGGTGGTCGCCGGGGCGAAGTACCGCGGAGAGTTCGAGGAACGGCTCAAGAAGATCCTGGACGAGGTCGAGGCCTCCCAGGAGCGCATCATCCTGTTCATCGACGAGCTGCACACGGTGGTGGGGGCAGGCACCGGGGGCGAGGGCTCCATGGATGCCGGCAACCTGCTCAAGCCCGCGCTGGCGCGCGGCAAGCTCCACGCGATCGGGGCGACCACCATTGATGAGTACCGCAAGTACATCGAGAAGGATGCGGCCCTGGAGCGGCGCTTCCAGCCGGTGCTCATCAGCGAGCCCAGCGTGGAGGACACCATTGAGATCCTCCACGGCCTGCGCGATGTCTACGAGGCCCACCACGGGGTCACCTACACCGATGAGGCCCTGACCGCCGCGGCCGAGCTGTCCGACCGCTACATCACCGACCGCTTCATGCCCGACAAGGCCATCGACCTGCTCGATCAGGCGGGGGCCCGGGCGCGGCTGAAGGCCCGCACCCCCGACGCCGACACCAAGGCCCTGGAGGATCGGGTGGCGGCGCTGTCCCGGGAGATCGATGAGGCGGTGGCCGTCGAGGACTTCACCAGGGCCGGGGAGCTGAAGTCCCAGCGCCAGGAGGCCGAGGCCGCTCTGGAGGCCTCGAGCGAGAGCGCCACACCCGTCGTCGACACCCAGGACGTGGCCGAGGTGGTCTCCCGCCGCACCGGCATCCCCGTGGCCGACCTGACCGCGGAGGAGAAGACCCGCCTGCTGGGGCTGGAGGATGCCCTGCACCACCGGGTCATCGGGCAGGGCGAGGCGGTGGCGGCCGTGGCCGCGGCGGTGCGGCGAGGGCGGGCGGGGCTGTCCGACCCGGGTCGCCCCCTGGGCTCCTTCCTGTTCCTGGGCCCCACGGGCGTGGGCAAGACCGAGCTGGCCAAGGCCCTGGCCGAGGCCGTGTTCGGCGATGAGGGGCGGATGATCCGCCTGGACATGTCGGAGTTCCAGGAGAAGCACACGGTCTCTCGGCTGGTGGGCGCCCCTCCCGGCTACATCGGCTACGACGAGGGCGGCCAGCTCACCGACCGGGTGCGCCGCCAGCCCTACTCGGTCATCCTCTTCGATGAGGTGGAGAAGGCCCACCCCGATGTCTTCAACACCCTCCTGCAGCTGCTCGACGACGGGCGCCTGACCGACGCCCAGGGGCGCACCGTGGACTTCACCCACACGATCGTCATCATGACCTCGAACCTGGGGGCCCACCTCATCCTGGACCATGAGGGCGACCTGGCCGAGATCGAGCCGCAGATCATGGAGCTGCTGCACAGCCACTTCCGGCCGGAGTTCCTCAACCGGATCGATGAGACGGTGATCTTCCACCGCCTGACCCAGGCCGAGCTGCGCGAGATCATCGATCTCATCCTGGCCCGCACGCGGCGCCTGCTGGCCGCCCAGGATGTTGCCCTGGAGGTCAGCGACGGGGCCAAGGACCTGCTGGTTCAGGAGGGCTTCGACCCGGGCCTGGGCGCGCGCCCGCTGCGGCGCACAGTGCAGCGCGAGCTGGACAACCGGATCTCGGCCCTCCTGCTCGACGGCGCCGCCCAGCCTGGGGACACCGTCGTCGTGGAGGTCACGGACGGGGACCTGGAGCTGTCGGTGACCCGCGGCCAGAAGCCCGGCGAGAGCAGCGAGGACGAACCTGCGTGATCACACTCGGCTGCGCCCGTGCCTCCCACACAGCCGGGCGAGGCCGGGGCTCACGCGCTTGAGTGCCTGACGCGGTATCTGGAAGGAGCTCTTCCCAGCATGTGCACTCCGGCTCATGCAGTGCCCGCTATCGCCACCTGACGACGACAGGCGCACCCTACGGCGTAGAATCCTGCCCATGCTCCTCAAGCAGTGACGCCAATAGCGCAGCAAGCGCCGGCACCCTCATTGTCACTGATTGCCAGACAAGAAGGTAATCAATGCTCCCATACTCATGAACGATGATATTCCTCATCCCAATGATACG belongs to Actinomyces capricornis and includes:
- a CDS encoding glycoside hydrolase family 16 protein, which produces MMTHYGIRRIAALTAAGMASACLAGCWPAPGDAGAGGPGSTSTVGPAAEQPGAPGESQGPAADEGGGAAPSPSLDAPAQPSPAASAAAPSGPASPLAPSAAPPEAGGPSSTTPQPPAAGPGTAGPTAPETGSGQAPESPGTGGPGSTGSPGSEPGHDQSQAQIEGWSIDFFDGFDTPLEQTKWERYGWGDPPVGHGAMGVMSQRNSFTRDGSLVIRTQYENGQWSAGGAGSKFVHTASYGRWEVRARFPQAKGIGYAFLLWPADEGWPPEIDFAEGRVNGPQVMGVYHWDPDNKQEHRFMDHHDMSGWHTYGVIVEPDLITFTLDGRPWGTIEHPSVTDKQMFIGFQTGAMDPNGWQSSTETVDGGVPGPLTPAVSDIEIDYVAHYTRN
- a CDS encoding ABC transporter permease — its product is MRTYRVLVVMLARSALREPVGLFFSLIFAPMLVIILGLFFGNDPTPQFGGQGFVDAVLPACSCLVVAMTGVLLLPVTQLQLRESGALARLRATPLRQGIYVAADLSVNFLISMAGVILALAAGMLGFGATLRGNPLLVVAAVALGLVAFLALGYTLAAVLPSSRAATGIGNGLFIVLMLSSGAFIPTAELPASVQRIMGYSPFYYLVDLVRGLWGGEPWSHYGPATAVLAGMAMILGALGARLFTWST
- a CDS encoding ATP-dependent Clp protease ATP-binding subunit, whose protein sequence is MSDWPIGPGSPFDDIFERFFGPSGPRRAPVQRVDLSRLLTESAKSLLAEAVDEAAERGNSEVTPEHVLLAAATSPEGRSILTDAGLSPQEVADTVGGWLDGLPTGDDAPRLGPRLRLAIQVAQQHAARTGADYISPESILIGIASNSDNPAARLLTRRPIEPGRGERPLAGGRGGHPQSTTPTLDEYGTDLTDQARAGELDPVVGRAEEIEETVEILARRRKNNPVLIGDPGVGKTAIVEGIAQRVVNGDVASSLAGARVIALDMGAVVAGAKYRGEFEERLKKILDEVEASQERIILFIDELHTVVGAGTGGEGSMDAGNLLKPALARGKLHAIGATTIDEYRKYIEKDAALERRFQPVLISEPSVEDTIEILHGLRDVYEAHHGVTYTDEALTAAAELSDRYITDRFMPDKAIDLLDQAGARARLKARTPDADTKALEDRVAALSREIDEAVAVEDFTRAGELKSQRQEAEAALEASSESATPVVDTQDVAEVVSRRTGIPVADLTAEEKTRLLGLEDALHHRVIGQGEAVAAVAAAVRRGRAGLSDPGRPLGSFLFLGPTGVGKTELAKALAEAVFGDEGRMIRLDMSEFQEKHTVSRLVGAPPGYIGYDEGGQLTDRVRRQPYSVILFDEVEKAHPDVFNTLLQLLDDGRLTDAQGRTVDFTHTIVIMTSNLGAHLILDHEGDLAEIEPQIMELLHSHFRPEFLNRIDETVIFHRLTQAELREIIDLILARTRRLLAAQDVALEVSDGAKDLLVQEGFDPGLGARPLRRTVQRELDNRISALLLDGAAQPGDTVVVEVTDGDLELSVTRGQKPGESSEDEPA